A part of Gemmatimonas groenlandica genomic DNA contains:
- a CDS encoding DUF1877 family protein, which produces MRWWKARTGLEEIGDVDVGYGSARGLRPRLVTEIAAKPTELSDAALSARFDGPATRAKEISPDIGERDSEEDDARAYLPENLVGLRTAVSAAASRQLGLVVLLRQRAAVTRVHCSSTPTTMVRRLKNGRTASRRCQRAS; this is translated from the coding sequence GTGCGCTGGTGGAAGGCGCGTACAGGTCTAGAGGAGATTGGCGATGTCGATGTAGGATACGGATCGGCGCGCGGCCTGCGCCCCAGGCTCGTCACCGAGATCGCCGCGAAGCCCACCGAGTTGTCGGACGCGGCGCTCAGTGCTCGTTTCGACGGGCCCGCGACGCGCGCGAAGGAGATCTCTCCGGATATCGGGGAGCGTGATTCGGAGGAAGACGATGCGCGTGCCTACCTTCCTGAGAACCTGGTAGGCCTTCGTACGGCGGTGTCGGCGGCCGCGAGTCGTCAGCTCGGACTGGTCGTCCTGCTGCGTCAGCGTGCGGCAGTAACCCGCGTTCACTGCAGCTCCACGCCCACCACAATGGTGCGTCGGTTGAAGAACGGTCGCACGGCCTCGCGACGCTGCCAGCGCGCGTCGTAG